In Melanotaenia boesemani isolate fMelBoe1 chromosome 16, fMelBoe1.pri, whole genome shotgun sequence, the following proteins share a genomic window:
- the nolc1 gene encoding nucleolar and coiled-body phosphoprotein 1 isoform X4 — translation MAAENSVPSDLFKCVYSFLLENKFTKAANEFLKQTKVNAQDQNEESLVSIYNFWVKSPQAKKRKAPDAVNGPSAKKAKPGAESSSSEESSSDEEVDEKQIKPAAVASAVSAKPGAAKAASSSSEDSSDSEEEKTAAKAPAKAPVKGPPPPAATGTTRKKDSSSSSEESDSDDEQPAKAPAPKTSTGAVTTPKAAVPTRGAAQKKQESSSSEDSSSDSEDEQPAKKTPAKPAAVTKAAAAESSSEDSSSEDEAPPSKKPKAGAYSAVPPPASIQKAPAAPAASKAKASESSDSSDDSSDEEDKVATKPAPVKKANTKPGMAKPAAKKQDSSSDSSDSSSEEEEAKKPAAKVTPAKSAPAKPAAATPALEKEKTKKPTAKPQPAKTAPAQKDESSSSESSSEDEAPAKPSTKTAAPKAPVAASKPAKATESSSESDDSTDDQVPMKAKPAAKSPVGASRPTAPVSKPPAAAESSSDADSSEDEEEPAKTKPIVTKMAPASKPTTPTAKPAAAAESSSDSDSSSEDEEPVKAKPAATKTSKPATKPATPAAKPAAAESSSDSDSSSEDEEPVKAKPAATKTSKPATKPATPAAKPAAAESSSDSDSSSEDEEPAKAKPAAAKAATPASKPATPAAKSAAAKSAAAESSSDSDSSSEDEEPAKAKPAAAKAATPASKPATPAAKSAAAKSAAAESSSDSDSSSEDEEPAKAKPAAAKAATPASKPATPAAKSAAAAESSSDSDSSSEDEEPAKAKPAASKAATPASKPATPAVKTAVKPAAGKAESSSDSDSSSEEEEPAKAKPTTAKKAIPPSKPTTPAAKPSAAAESSSDSDSSSEEEETAKAKPTAAKPTAAKTATPTSKPATPAGKAGAVPQSSSESDSSDSEDEVAKPAVKKQATAAVKKPAAARATKAATTSTKKAEEDSSDSSDSSDSEAEAPPAKPAVTNGKASTPKTNTAKVAAKPTQSSSSDDSSDEEEETSKSKTKPATPVVAAKTTPAVKPKEKSSSSSDSSSDEEDAPSKAATAPTTPTINTNGKRKRDEESSDSEEEETQSKTPKSKKVTTTPQTFPKANKKSSNVPFRRIMEDHIDVDPRLTDNSFEAKRGANGDWGQKANEVLKFTKGKSFRHEKTKKKRGSYRGGAISTTVNSIKFDSD, via the exons ATGGCGGCGGAAAACTCGGTGCCGAGTGATCTTTTCAAATGCGTATATTCCTTTCTGTTGGAGAACAAGTTCACCAAGGCGGCTAACGAGTTCCTGAAACAGACCAAAGTT AATGCGCAAGATCAAAATGAAGAGAGCCTTGTCAGCATCTACAACTTCTGGGTGAA GTCACCTCAGGCCAAGAAACGAAAAGCACCTGACGCTGTTAATGGTCCTTCAGCCAAAAAAGCAAAGCCTGGTGCAGAAAGCTCCAGCAGTGAGGAATCGAGCAGTGATGAAGaagttgatgaaaaacagatCAAACCAGCAGCAG TAGCCAGCGCAGTGTCTGCAAAACCTGGAGCTGCTAAAGCAGCATCCAGTAGCAGCGAAGACTCAAGTGACTCTGAGGAGGAGAAGACTGCTGCAAAAGCTCCTGCAAAG GCACCTGTTAAAGGACCACCACCTCCTGCAGCAACAGGCACGACAAGGAAAAAGGACAGCAGCTCGAGCAGTGAAGAATCTGACTCTGACGATGAACAGCCAGCCAAAGCTCCTGCACCGA aAACAAGTACTGGTGCTGTCACCACACCCAAAGCAGCTGTTCCTACCAGAGGTGCAGCTCAGAAGAAGCAggagagcagcagcagtgaaGACAGCTCCTCAGACTCCGAAGATGAGCAACCTGCCAAG AAGACTCCAGCTAAACCTGCCGCAGTAAcaaaagcagctgcagctgagtCAAGCAGTGAAGATTCTTCGTCTGAGGATGAAGCTCCGCCAAGCAAAAAACCCAAAGCAG GAGCTTACAGTGCAGTCCCACCTCCTGCTTCAATCCAGAAAGCTCCTGCTGCGCCAGCTGCCAGCAAGGCCAAGGCCAGTGAGTCTTCAGACAGCAGTGATGACagcagtgatgaagaggacaaagTGGCCA CAAAACCTGCACCTGTAAAGAAAGCCAATACCAAACCTGGCATGGCTAAACCTGCAGCAAAAAAGCAGGACTCCAGCTCAGACAGCTCAG ATTCAAgttcagaggaagaagaggcc AAGAAGCCTGCAGCAAAAGTGACTCCGGCTAAATCTGCCCCAGCTAAACCAGCTGCTGCAACGCCTGCTTTAGAGAAGGAGAAGACAAAGAAGCCCACAGCTAAACCTCAACCTGCCAAGACAGCTCCAGCTCAAAAAGATGAGTCCTCAAGCTCAG AAAGCAGCTCTGAAGATGAGGCTCCAGCAAAACCCTCAACTAAAACTGCAGCCCCAAAGGCACCCGTTGCTGCCTCAAAACCAGCTAAGGCAACGGAGTCTAGCTCTGAGTCGGACGACTCCACTGATGATCAAGTACCAATGAAAGCTAAGCCAGCCGCTAAATCACCTGTCGGTGCTTCAAGGCCTACTGCTCCTGTTTCAAagcctccagcagcagcagagagcagCTCAGATGCTGACTCTtctgaagatgaggaggaaccAGCTAAAACTAAGCCTATAGTAACCAAAATGGCTCCAGCATCAAAGCCCACCACTCCTACAGCTaaacctgctgcagcagctgagagTAGTTCTGACTCTGACTCATCATCAGAAGATGAAGAACCAGTAAAGGCTAAACCTGCTGCAACAAAAACGTCTAAACCAGCTACAAAGCCCGCTACTCCTGCAGCTAAgcctgctgcagcagaaagcagcTCAGATTCTGACTCCTCCTCAGAGGATGAAGAACCAGTAAAGGCTAAACCTGCTGCAACAAAAACGTCTAAACCAGCTACAAAGCCTGCTACTCCTGCAGCTAAgcctgctgcagcagaaagcagcTCAGATTCTGACTCCTCctcagagg ATGAAGAACCAGCCAAggctaaacctgcagcagctaaaGCAGCTACCCCGGCTTCAAAGCCTGCGACACCTGCTGCAAAGTCTGCTGCTGCAaagtctgctgctgctgagagcAGCTCAGATTCTGACTCCTCCTCTGAAGATGAAGAACCAGCCAAggctaaacctgcagcagccaaaGCAGCTACCCCGGCTTCAAAGCCTGCGACACCTGCTGCAAAGTCTGCTGCTGCAaagtctgctgctgctgagagcAGCTCAGATTCTGACTCCTCCTCTGAAGATGAAGAACCAGCCAAggctaaacctgcagcagccaaaGCAGCCACCCCGGCTTCAAAGCCTGCTACACCTGCTGCAAAGTCTGCTGCTGCCGCTGAGAGCAGCTCAGATTCTGACTCCTCTTCTGAAGATGAAGAACCAGCCAAGGCTAAACCTGCAGCATCTAAAGCAGCTACCCCGGCTTCAAAGCCTGCTACACCTGCAGTGAAAACTGCTGTTAAACCTGCTGCTGGAAAAGCAGAAAGCAGCTCAGACTCTGACTCTTCCTCTGAAGAAGAAGAGCCAGCTAAGGCTAAGCCAACAACAGCAAAGAAAGCTATCCCACCATCAAAACCCACCACACCTGCAGCTAAACcatctgctgcagcagaaagcagTTCTGACTCAGACTCCTCCTCTGAAGAGGAAGAAACGGCCAAGGCTAAACCAACAGCGGCCAAACCGACAGCAGCTAAAACTGCTACACCAACTTCAAAGCCTGCTACTCCTGCTGGAAAAGCTGGAGCAGTACCACAAAGCAGCTCTGAATCTGACAGCTCAGACTCTGAGGATGAAGTAGCCAAGCCTGCAGTGAAGAAACAAGCCACAGCAGCGGTCAAGAAGCCTGCAGCTGCCAGGGCCACAAAGGCtgcaacaacatcaacaaaaaaGGCAGAAGAGGACAGTTCTGACTCCTCTGATAGCTCAGATTCTGAAGCTGAAGCCCCCCCAGCTAAGCCTGCAGTCACCAATGGCAAGGCATCAACTCCCAAGACAAACACAGCAAAGGTTGCAGCAAAGCCAACACAGTCTTCATCCAGCGACGACAGCtctgatgaggaggaagagactagtaaaagtaaaacaaaacctGCTACCCCAGTTGTAGCAGCCAAGACAACCCCAGCAGTTAAACCTAAAGAGAAAAGTAGCAGCTCTTCAGACAGTTCATCAGATGAGGAAGACGCACCAAGTAAAGCAGCCACTGCACCTACCACCCCCACAATAA ATACCaatggaaagagaaaaagagatgaaGAATCATCTGACagtgaagaggaagaaacaCAATCAAAAACGCCAAAAAGCAAGAAAGTAACAACCACACCGCAAACTTTTCCAAAAGCGAATAAAAAG TCTTCAAACGTACCCTTCCGTAGAATCATGGAGGATCACATTGATGTGGATCCTCGTCTGACAGACAATTCGTTTGAAGCCAAG CGTGGAGCTAACGGAGACTGGGGCCAAAAAGCTAACGAAGTGCTGAAGTTCACTAAAGGCAAGTCGTTCCGCCATGAAAAGACGAAGAAAAAGAGGGGGAGCTACCGAGGCGGAGCCATTTCCACTACAGTCAACTCTATTAAGTTTGACAGTGACTGA
- the nolc1 gene encoding nucleolar and coiled-body phosphoprotein 1 isoform X5 — MAAENSVPSDLFKCVYSFLLENKFTKAANEFLKQTKVNAQDQNEESLVSIYNFWVKSPQAKKRKAPDAVNGPSAKKAKPGAESSSSEESSSDEEVDEKQIKPAAASAVSAKPGAAKAASSSSEDSSDSEEEKTAAKAPAKAPVKGPPPPAATGTTRKKDSSSSSEESDSDDEQPAKAPAPKTSTGAVTTPKAAVPTRGAAQKKQESSSSEDSSSDSEDEQPAKTPAKPAAVTKAAAAESSSEDSSSEDEAPPSKKPKAGAYSAVPPPASIQKAPAAPAASKAKASESSDSSDDSSDEEDKVATKPAPVKKANTKPGMAKPAAKKQDSSSDSSDSSSEEEEAKKPAAKVTPAKAVKAKPAPAKAAPATNKDSDEESSSSEEEVKKPAAKVTPAKSAPAKPAAATPALEKEKTKKPTAKPQPAKTAPAQKDESSSSESSSEDEAPAKPSTKTAAPKAPVAASKPAKATESSSESDDSTDDQVPMKAKPAAKSPVGASRPTAPVSKPPAAAESSSDADSSEDEEEPAKTKPIVTKMAPASKPTTPTAKPAAAAESSSDSDSSSEDEEPVKAKPAATKTSKPATKPATPAAKPAAAESSSDSDSSSEDEEPVKAKPAATKTSKPATKPATPAAKPAAAESSSDSDSSSEDEEPAKAKPAAAKAATPASKPATPAAKSAAAKSAAAESSSDSDSSSEDEEPAKAKPAAAKAATPASKPATPAAKSAAAKSAAAESSSDSDSSSEDEEPAKAKPAAAKAATPASKPATPAAKSAAAAESSSDSDSSSEDEEPAKAKPAASKAATPASKPATPAVKTAVKPAAGKAESSSDSDSSSEEEEPAKAKPTTAKKAIPPSKPTTPAAKPSAAAESSSDSDSSSEEEETAKAKPTAAKPTAAKTATPTSKPATPAGKAGAVPQSSSESDSSDSEDEVAKPAVKKQATAAVKKPAAARATKAATTSTKKAEEDSSDSSDSSDSEAEAPPAKPAVTNGKASTPKTNTAKVAAKPTQSSSSDDSSDEEEETSKSKTKPATPVVAAKTTPAVKPKEKSSSSSDSSSDEEDAPSKAATAPTTPTINTNGKRKRDEESSDSEEEETQSKTPKSKKVTTTPQTFPKANKKSSNVPFRRIMEDHIDVDPRLTDNSFEAKRGANGDWGQKANEVLKFTKGKSFRHEKTKKKRGSYRGGAISTTVNSIKFDSD; from the exons ATGGCGGCGGAAAACTCGGTGCCGAGTGATCTTTTCAAATGCGTATATTCCTTTCTGTTGGAGAACAAGTTCACCAAGGCGGCTAACGAGTTCCTGAAACAGACCAAAGTT AATGCGCAAGATCAAAATGAAGAGAGCCTTGTCAGCATCTACAACTTCTGGGTGAA GTCACCTCAGGCCAAGAAACGAAAAGCACCTGACGCTGTTAATGGTCCTTCAGCCAAAAAAGCAAAGCCTGGTGCAGAAAGCTCCAGCAGTGAGGAATCGAGCAGTGATGAAGaagttgatgaaaaacagatCAAACCAGCAGCAG CCAGCGCAGTGTCTGCAAAACCTGGAGCTGCTAAAGCAGCATCCAGTAGCAGCGAAGACTCAAGTGACTCTGAGGAGGAGAAGACTGCTGCAAAAGCTCCTGCAAAG GCACCTGTTAAAGGACCACCACCTCCTGCAGCAACAGGCACGACAAGGAAAAAGGACAGCAGCTCGAGCAGTGAAGAATCTGACTCTGACGATGAACAGCCAGCCAAAGCTCCTGCACCGA aAACAAGTACTGGTGCTGTCACCACACCCAAAGCAGCTGTTCCTACCAGAGGTGCAGCTCAGAAGAAGCAggagagcagcagcagtgaaGACAGCTCCTCAGACTCCGAAGATGAGCAACCTGCCAAG ACTCCAGCTAAACCTGCCGCAGTAAcaaaagcagctgcagctgagtCAAGCAGTGAAGATTCTTCGTCTGAGGATGAAGCTCCGCCAAGCAAAAAACCCAAAGCAG GAGCTTACAGTGCAGTCCCACCTCCTGCTTCAATCCAGAAAGCTCCTGCTGCGCCAGCTGCCAGCAAGGCCAAGGCCAGTGAGTCTTCAGACAGCAGTGATGACagcagtgatgaagaggacaaagTGGCCA CAAAACCTGCACCTGTAAAGAAAGCCAATACCAAACCTGGCATGGCTAAACCTGCAGCAAAAAAGCAGGACTCCAGCTCAGACAGCTCAG ATTCAAgttcagaggaagaagaggccAAGAAGCCTGCAGCCAAAGTTACCCCAGCTAAAGCAGTCAAAGCCAAACCTGCCCCAGCTAAGGCAGCACCTGCTACCAATAAAGACTCTGATGAAGAGTCATCAAGTTCAGAAGAGGAAGTTAAGAAGCCTGCAGCAAAAGTGACTCCGGCTAAATCTGCCCCAGCTAAACCAGCTGCTGCAACGCCTGCTTTAGAGAAGGAGAAGACAAAGAAGCCCACAGCTAAACCTCAACCTGCCAAGACAGCTCCAGCTCAAAAAGATGAGTCCTCAAGCTCAG AAAGCAGCTCTGAAGATGAGGCTCCAGCAAAACCCTCAACTAAAACTGCAGCCCCAAAGGCACCCGTTGCTGCCTCAAAACCAGCTAAGGCAACGGAGTCTAGCTCTGAGTCGGACGACTCCACTGATGATCAAGTACCAATGAAAGCTAAGCCAGCCGCTAAATCACCTGTCGGTGCTTCAAGGCCTACTGCTCCTGTTTCAAagcctccagcagcagcagagagcagCTCAGATGCTGACTCTtctgaagatgaggaggaaccAGCTAAAACTAAGCCTATAGTAACCAAAATGGCTCCAGCATCAAAGCCCACCACTCCTACAGCTaaacctgctgcagcagctgagagTAGTTCTGACTCTGACTCATCATCAGAAGATGAAGAACCAGTAAAGGCTAAACCTGCTGCAACAAAAACGTCTAAACCAGCTACAAAGCCCGCTACTCCTGCAGCTAAgcctgctgcagcagaaagcagcTCAGATTCTGACTCCTCCTCAGAGGATGAAGAACCAGTAAAGGCTAAACCTGCTGCAACAAAAACGTCTAAACCAGCTACAAAGCCTGCTACTCCTGCAGCTAAgcctgctgcagcagaaagcagcTCAGATTCTGACTCCTCctcagagg ATGAAGAACCAGCCAAggctaaacctgcagcagctaaaGCAGCTACCCCGGCTTCAAAGCCTGCGACACCTGCTGCAAAGTCTGCTGCTGCAaagtctgctgctgctgagagcAGCTCAGATTCTGACTCCTCCTCTGAAGATGAAGAACCAGCCAAggctaaacctgcagcagccaaaGCAGCTACCCCGGCTTCAAAGCCTGCGACACCTGCTGCAAAGTCTGCTGCTGCAaagtctgctgctgctgagagcAGCTCAGATTCTGACTCCTCCTCTGAAGATGAAGAACCAGCCAAggctaaacctgcagcagccaaaGCAGCCACCCCGGCTTCAAAGCCTGCTACACCTGCTGCAAAGTCTGCTGCTGCCGCTGAGAGCAGCTCAGATTCTGACTCCTCTTCTGAAGATGAAGAACCAGCCAAGGCTAAACCTGCAGCATCTAAAGCAGCTACCCCGGCTTCAAAGCCTGCTACACCTGCAGTGAAAACTGCTGTTAAACCTGCTGCTGGAAAAGCAGAAAGCAGCTCAGACTCTGACTCTTCCTCTGAAGAAGAAGAGCCAGCTAAGGCTAAGCCAACAACAGCAAAGAAAGCTATCCCACCATCAAAACCCACCACACCTGCAGCTAAACcatctgctgcagcagaaagcagTTCTGACTCAGACTCCTCCTCTGAAGAGGAAGAAACGGCCAAGGCTAAACCAACAGCGGCCAAACCGACAGCAGCTAAAACTGCTACACCAACTTCAAAGCCTGCTACTCCTGCTGGAAAAGCTGGAGCAGTACCACAAAGCAGCTCTGAATCTGACAGCTCAGACTCTGAGGATGAAGTAGCCAAGCCTGCAGTGAAGAAACAAGCCACAGCAGCGGTCAAGAAGCCTGCAGCTGCCAGGGCCACAAAGGCtgcaacaacatcaacaaaaaaGGCAGAAGAGGACAGTTCTGACTCCTCTGATAGCTCAGATTCTGAAGCTGAAGCCCCCCCAGCTAAGCCTGCAGTCACCAATGGCAAGGCATCAACTCCCAAGACAAACACAGCAAAGGTTGCAGCAAAGCCAACACAGTCTTCATCCAGCGACGACAGCtctgatgaggaggaagagactagtaaaagtaaaacaaaacctGCTACCCCAGTTGTAGCAGCCAAGACAACCCCAGCAGTTAAACCTAAAGAGAAAAGTAGCAGCTCTTCAGACAGTTCATCAGATGAGGAAGACGCACCAAGTAAAGCAGCCACTGCACCTACCACCCCCACAATAA ATACCaatggaaagagaaaaagagatgaaGAATCATCTGACagtgaagaggaagaaacaCAATCAAAAACGCCAAAAAGCAAGAAAGTAACAACCACACCGCAAACTTTTCCAAAAGCGAATAAAAAG TCTTCAAACGTACCCTTCCGTAGAATCATGGAGGATCACATTGATGTGGATCCTCGTCTGACAGACAATTCGTTTGAAGCCAAG CGTGGAGCTAACGGAGACTGGGGCCAAAAAGCTAACGAAGTGCTGAAGTTCACTAAAGGCAAGTCGTTCCGCCATGAAAAGACGAAGAAAAAGAGGGGGAGCTACCGAGGCGGAGCCATTTCCACTACAGTCAACTCTATTAAGTTTGACAGTGACTGA